In the Podospora pseudocomata strain CBS 415.72m chromosome 5, whole genome shotgun sequence genome, one interval contains:
- the EFM5_2 gene encoding Protein-lysine N-methyltransferase efm5 (EggNog:ENOG503NWCT; COG:J) has protein sequence MAGQDSDDEIVLSSSALDALKEFYAERDARQEQFAKLQAKAEEQHDLQQQKLSMEAFGEDWNESQFWYSDETANFLAKQLLLNATPDMTIGVVSAPSVFVALKNILNAASPEEPKPKLILLEHDNRFAVFPEFSFYDFAQPTKLPAHLKSSCDRIICDPPFLSEDCQTKAAITVNWLFKPTAADDKKLIVCTGERMKPLVTRLYKSVGLRTTDYDPVHARGLSNEFYCYANFESLGWKWREEK, from the exons ATGGCCGGCCAagatagtgatgatgagat TgttctctcctcctccgccctcgaTGCACTGAAGGAGTTCTACGCCGAGCGCGATGCCCGGCAGGAGCAGTTCGCCAAGCTTCAGGCCAAAGCCGAAGAGCAGCATGAtttgcagcagcagaagctgTCGATGGAGGCGTTTGGGGAGGACTGGAACGAGTCTCAGTTTTGG TACTCGGACGAAACAGCAAACTTCCTCGCCAAACAGCTCCTGCTCAACGCAACACCAGACATGACGATTGGTGTCGTTTCTGCTCCTAGTGTTTTTGTAGCTTTGAAGAATATCTTG AATGCTGCCAGCCCAGAAGAGCCCAAACCAaagctcatcctcctcgaacACGACAACCGCTTCGCCGTCTTTCCCGAGTTTTCCTTTTACGATTTCGCCCAGCCGACTAAACTCCCTG CGCACCTAAAATCCTCCTGCGACCGCATCATCTGcgacccccccttcctctccgaAGACTGCCAAACCAAAGCCGCCATCACCGTCAACTGGCTCTTCAAGCCCACCGCCGCTGACGACAAAAAGCTCATCGTCTGCACCGGCGAGAGGATGAAACCCCTCGTCACCCGGCTCTACAAGTCCGTCGGTCTTAGAACCACAGACTACGACCCTGTGCATGCCAGGGGGCTAAGTAACGAGTTTTACTGCTATGCTAATTTTGAGAGTTTGGGGTGGAAGTGGAGGGAGGAAAAGTAA
- a CDS encoding hypothetical protein (COG:O; EggNog:ENOG503NWIY; BUSCO:EOG09261I8J; MEROPS:MER0001877), with the protein MSSARPATPASPKNYKVKAAQQGQPMYGCEHLQKLFNQDQVTTNTSIHHYKMILRTIFDQTPVVSQTVKVVDTQQVVTTLTPTYLCLQCPSTVTEEDRIKHGNKKSHRFYVDSRSAALYCQMCDDMVYDPTFEELRLKKLGTSTFSNTRKRKQDELFSPDPVKDSPAYISQNTTTATCKANGLRGIYNAGATCYQNVVLQSFLHNPILRNYYLSDGHSSCDTPHCLSCAMDDMFQDFYAVENTNGYTAANILSGFWISERKAFENLVTTKEQDAHEFFQFLAEELHERNGDGKKPEIGSEHSCNCIIHQTFYGKLQTQTTCQNCQGVTNQVQSFLDLSLPLENLTQKKGGKKLLGGKGTMTLQECLDEEYVKLDKCEYRCNGCNSTQQARRQTSIKRLPNVLSIQLKRFEYKQGRHERAAKIDTPVQFPLQLNMLPYTTVGRSGDTKDSYELARQCTYDLLSVVVHVGEIDTGHYVSYCRVGDQWFAFNDHKVEVAQKSDVLNAKAYLLFYIVRSLT; encoded by the exons ATGTCATCCGCGAGGCCCGCCACACCGGCGTCGCCCAAGAACTACAAAGTCAAAGCAGCCCAGCAAGGCCAGCCCATGTACGGTTGCG AACACCTACAGAAGCTCTTCAACCAAGATCAAGTGACGACCAACACATCGATCCATCATTACAAGATGATTCTCCGTACAATATTCGACCAGACCCCGGTCGTCTCCCAgacggtgaaggtggtggacaCTCAGCAAGTTGTCACCACTCTCACACCGACCTATCTTTGTCTTCAGTGCCCATCAACGGTTACTGAGGAAGACCGAATAAAACATGGAAACAAGAAGTCGCACCGTTTTTATGTCGACTCGAGAAGCGCCGCTCTTTACTGCCAAATGTGCGACGACATGGTTTATGACCCAACCTTTGAAGAGCTTCGGTTGAAGAAACTTGGCACAAGCACATTCTCCAACA CACGGAAACGCAAGCAAGACGAGCTCTTCTCGCCCGATCCTGTCAAAGATAGCCCCGCCTACAtctcccaaaacaccacgACAGCAACCTGCAAGGCCAACGGTCTCCGAGGCATCTACAACGCAGGTGCCACGTGCTACCAAAACGTCGTTCTCCAGTCGTTCcttcacaaccccatcctccgaAACTACTACCTGAGCGACGGCCATTCGAGCTGCGACACCCCCCACTGCCTTTCCTGCGCCATGGATGACATGTTTCAAGACTTTTACGCCGTGGAAAACACCAATGGCTATACGGCGGCCAATATCCTCAGTGGATTCTGGATCTCGGAGCGGAAAGCCTTTGAAAATCTCGTCACGACCAAGGAGCAAGACGCGCACGAGTTTTTCCAGTTCTTGGCCGAGGAGCTGCACGAGAGGAACGGTGACGGGAAGAAACCAGAGATTGGGAGTGAGCACAGCTGTAACTGCATCATCCACCAGACTTTTTATGGTAAACTGCAAACGCAGACAACGTGCCAGAATTGTCAGGGAGTGACGAACCAAGTACAAAGCTTTCTGGACTTGAGTCTGCCGCTGGAGAATCTGACGCAGAAaaagggagggaagaagcTGCTGGGGGGCAAGGGGACGATGACGCTGCAAGAGTGCTTGGATGAGGAGTATGTCAAGCTTGATAAGTGCGAGTATAGGTGTAATGGATGTAATTCGACGCAGCAGGCGAGGAGACAGACGAGTATCAAGCGGTTGCCGAATGTGCTGTCGATTCAGCTGAAG AGATTCGAGTACAAGCAAGGCCGTCATGAGCGAGCAGCCAAGATCGACACCCCGGTTCAGTTCCCGCTGCAGTTGAATATGCTGCCTTATACGACTGTTGGCCGGTCTGGGGACACAAAAGATAGCTACGAACTGGCGAGGCAATGCACGTATGATTTGttgagtgtggtggtgcaCGTGGGGGAGATTGATACGGGGCATTATGTGTCGTATTGTCGGGTTGGTGATCAG TGGTTCGCTTTCAACGACCACAAGGTGGAAGTTGCCCAGAAGTCGGACGTGCTCAACGCAAAAGCCTACCTCTTGTTTTATATTGTCAGGTCATTGACGTAG
- a CDS encoding hypothetical protein (EggNog:ENOG503P10J; COG:S), whose amino-acid sequence MRLLPLFLRRQSHNLHHLHHHHDKTHIPEPNPLFKMAQLPPLPEVTPLAPSITRILAGNPSKFTLQGTNTYLVGTGPNRILIDTGEGKPTWITALKSCLSSSSGATISKCIITHWHHDHVGGIPDLLSAFPSIKIYKHRPDYHNPTNIPFLDISDGQEFEVEEGGGGARLKAVHTPGHTEDHMVLQYFPPSSSQQEQPGLFTGDNVLGHGTAVFEDLSAYLTSLAKMKSLVDGKAYPGHGPVIDQGREKIEEYIRHRQQREDQVVQQLRAYPDVAVAGGQEGSEKGWTLMGLVRVIYKDVPEALHVPAAGGVVQILKKLEREGRVRVLEERGGSEEDRWVLVGRQGVTGSGRGSAL is encoded by the coding sequence atgcgcctcctccccctatTCCTCCGCCGCCAATCTCacaaccttcaccaccttcaccaccaccacgacaaAACCCACATCCCCGAACCAAATCCCCTCTTCAAAATGGCACAActaccccccctcccagaaGTGACCCCCCTAGCCCCCTCCATAACCCGCATCCTAGCcggcaacccctccaaaTTCACCCTCCAAGGCACCAACACCTACCTCGTCGGCACCGGCCCAAACAGAATCCTAATCGACACCGGCGAGGGAAAACCAACTTGGATCACCGCCCTCAAATCCtgtctctcctcctcctcaggcgCCACAATATCAAAATGCATCATCACCCACTGGCATCACGACCACGTAGGCGGCATCCCcgacctcctctccgccttccCCAGCATCAAAATCTACAAGCACAGGCCAGACTACCACAACCCGACCAACATACCCTTTTTGGACATTTCCGACGGGCAAGAGTttgaagtggaggagggaggaggaggggcgaggTTAAAAGCGGTTCACACCCCAGGCCATACAGAAGATCACATGGTGCTACAATactttcccccctcttcatctcAGCAAGAACAGCCCGGTCTTTTTACCGGGGATAATGTCCTCGGCCACGGGACCGCTGTGTTTGAAGACCTATCTGCTTATCTCACTTCTTTGGCAAAAATGAAGAGTTTGGTTGATGGGAAGGCTTACCCGGGTCATGGGCCGGTTATTGACCAGGGCAGGGAAAAGATTGAGGAATATATCCGGCACAGGCAGCAGAGAGAGGATCAGGTGGTCCAGCAACTGAGAGCCTACCCTGATGTCGCTGTTGCGGGGGGGCAGGAGGGGAGTGAGAAGGGGTGGacgttgatggggttggtgagggtgattTATAAGGATGTTCCTGAGGCGCTTCACGTACCGGctgctgggggggtggtgcagATTTTGAAGAAGCTtgagcgggaggggagggtgagggtgttggaagaGAGGGGTGGTAGTGAGGAGGATaggtgggtgttggtgggacGGCAGGGGGTAACAGGCTCGGGCCGGGGATCTGCGCTGTGA